Proteins encoded within one genomic window of Lasioglossum baleicum unplaced genomic scaffold, iyLasBale1 scaffold0059, whole genome shotgun sequence:
- the LOC143219696 gene encoding uncharacterized protein LOC143219696: MAPRTYVLQPADCASRGLIGQELRDHPLWWTGPQWLRWPQHCWSSDPPAPTDEPLSEARSAAVHTCSQTSPWTLASRFSSWAKLIRITAYIFKFIHALRARKNTSSPISSNGSTVSVDECSEARIFWIKSIQREQFPTELEALTHGRSVSTKSSIISLNPFIDSDGVLRVGGRLHKAQIPVAQKHPVLLASHSLVDLIISQAHLRTLHGGLQLALSTLRREFWILSARSLVKRVIHRCVICVRERAKIPEQLMSSLPAARVNSPPRCFSHCGVDYAGPIQVRASAGRGIKARKAYIALFICLASRAIHLELVGDYSTAAFLNAFDRFCSRRGLPSDMYSDNGTTFTGANNELARAYRAALRDPNFQNKSAHDKISWHFIPPVAPHFGGLWEAGVPSVKHHLRRVLGDPMLSFEEFTTLLCRIEACVNSRPIAPLSDALDDCEPLTPGHFLIGSALTTSPEPSVLHLNENRLSRWQLVRHKIEHFWRLWQSDYVNTLQQRSRWRQTRTPLELGQLVLIRHPTAPPCKWKLGRVTRLHPGSDGLTRVVTVRTAQSEFQRPIVQLCALPCCQCNNNNEDEIQLSIPRRDISESPATPTLESSMREIYENPKTHEEEAQQLSGNLGPLARQYLQKFFTGPPKHSDTVYGVYVSDNGTLMLGNATFDVTGNDDIIINGEKYMGTPGLYELIFSKIPDDKLFTEAQIRPLFLMRSGKGLPTSMKVTNNPIDYMHWDDPNELVDRLKLLVSSKNAGHTGHNNEIISIIEELLCLNDDNLYDAKGIRICCIGVPLENTDAVKKLVTD, translated from the exons ATGGCGCCACGTACCTACGTCTTGCAACCAGCCGATTGCGCATCACGCGGTTTGATCGGTCAGGAGTTGCGCGATCATCCATTGTGGTGGACGGGCCCCCAATGGCTACGCTGGCCTCAACACTGTTGGTCTTCCGATCCCCCGGCCCCCACTGACGAACCTCTCTCGGAGGCAAGATCCGCAGCGGTGCACACCTGTTCACAAACTTCTCCATGGACTCTCGCTTCTCGCTTCTCATCCTGGGCGAAGTTAATCCGGATCACTGCGTACATATTCAAATTCATTCACGCCCTTCGCGCCCGGAAAAATACTTCATCACCGATTTCCTCCAACGGTAGCACCGTGTCAGTCGACGAGTGCTCGGAAGCTCGCATCTTTTGGATAAAGTCCATACAACGCGAACAATTCCCAACTGAGCTTGAAGCTCTCACTCACGGTCGATCTGTTTCCACCAAAAGCTCAATCATTTCTCTTAATCCCTTTATCGACAGCGACGGCGTACTTCGTGTAGGAGGGCGACTTCACAAAGCTCAGATTCCCGTTGCTCAAAAACACCCCGTTCTGTTGGCCTCTCACTCGTTAGTCGACTTAATCATCTCCCAAGCGCATCTTCGAACATTACACGGAGGGTTACAGCTCGCCTTAAGCACGCTCCGTCGAGAATTTTGGATATTGAGCGCGCGATCTCTTGTCAAACGCGTCATTCACCGATGTGTAATCTGCGTGCGCGAACGAGCGAAAATTCCGGAGCAACTCATGAGTAGCTTGCCCGCCGCGAGAGTAAATTCACCTCCCCGATGTTTTTCGCATTGTGGCGTTGACTATGCCGGACCAATTCAAGTCCGAGCGTCCGCCGGCCGAGGCATCAAAGCCCGGAAAGCGTACATCGCACTCTTTATCTGCTTAGCCAGTCGTGCCATCCATTTAGAACTTGTCGGGGATTACTCTACCGCGGCGTTTTTAAACGCGTTTGATCGATTCTGTTCGCGGCGTGGGCTTCCGTCCGACATGTATTCAGATAACGGTACGACTTTCACCGGCGCCAATAATGAACTGGCTCGCGCGTACCGCGCAGCTTTACGCGACCCTAACTTTCAGAATAAATCGGCTCACGACAAGATTTCGTGGCACTTCATTCCTCCAGTAGCACCACATTTCGGCGGGTTATGGGAAGCTGGGGTGCCCAGTGTAAAGCACCATTTACGCCGCGTATTAGGCGATCCCATGCTCTCTTTTGAAGAGTTCACGACGCTTCTATGTCGAATCGAGGCCTGCGTGAATTCGAGACCGATCGCCCCCCTCTCCGACGCACTGGACGACTGCGAACCATTGACTCCGGGGCATTTCCTCATAGGGTCTGCTCTAACTACTTCCCCGGAGCCTTCCGTTTTACACCTCAACGAAAATCGACTGTCGCGATGGCAATTAGTTCGCCATAAAATCGAACATTTTTGGAGATTGTGGCAATCTGACTACGTCAACACCCTCCAACAGCGTAGTCGATGGCGACAAACTCGAACCCCGTTGGAACTCGGACAACTAGTCCTAATTCGACATCCGACAGCTCCCCCATGTAAATGGAAGCTGGGTCGAGTCACGCGGCTCCACCCTGGGTCGGATGGACTCACACGAGTCGTCACGGTACGCACCGCTCAATCCGAATTCCAACGACCAATCGTGCAACTCTGCGCTCTGCCT TGTTGTCAAT GTAACAACAACAACGAAGATGAGATTCAATTATCAATACCGCGGCGAGATATCTCTGAATCGCCTGCAACACCAACTTTGGAATCTTCTATGCGTGAAATTTATGAAAATCCTAAAACGCATGAAGAGGAAGCTCAACAGCTATCCGGGAATCTAGGACCTCTGGCGCGTCAATATTTACAAAAGTTTTTTACCGGACCACCTAAACATTCTGACACAGTATATGGTGTATATGTTTCCGATAACGGTACATTGATGCTTGGGAACGCAACGTTCGATGTAACCGGCAACGATGATATCATTATTAACGGTGAAAAGTATATGGGGACTCCAGGTCTTTACGAATTGATATTTAGTAAAATACCTGATGACAAGTTATTCACCGAGGCACAGATAA gACCACTGTTTTTAATGCGGAGCGGGAAGGGACTTCCAACTTCTATGAAAGTCACCAACAATCCAATCGATTATATGCATTGGGATGATCCAAACGAACTAGTCGATCGTTTGAAATTATTAGTGTCTTCGAAGAATGCAGGTCACACTGGTCATAACAACGAAATAATATCCATAATCGAAGAACTTC TGTGTTTGAACGATGATAATTTGTACGATGCGAAAGGGATTCGTATATGCTGCATAGGTGTACCTCTTGAGAATACTGATGCAGTTAAGAAACTTGTTACGGATTAG
- the LOC143219697 gene encoding uncharacterized protein LOC143219697, with amino-acid sequence MDNFKPPVGLDLKENAANNLKNFKQRFEIFITAISEKEIKEPRRVAMLLNCIGNDALDVFNTFGLQADTLTTKSIFEKFEEYVKPRVNIVIERHKFHTRRQQVNEPFDSFLTDLRKLGKSCEFGDQEESLIRDRIVIAVSDEGLQQRLLRDPNLTLLKAIENCRAAEMSKIQQKSLKLESTTADVVNVDAVKRQNTVNSKYKPKESHQKKPFNQERVYDCKKCGRQHVRANCPAYGKICKKCGKQNHFAVGCMVQTKPRNISEVTTSEETQFFVDSINCETETGVWTQRLKIGNTVINFKLDTGADCNIIPWRIFKDIQFKEQPTWNPVITTVVSYTNDKCRSLGTVLIDCKIEGKVYKIKFIVIDVEGMSILGLNTCVKLHLLSKTDNNNVRKVCDRIQLMENHKTREEFLAINKKAFQGIGNYSKKYEINLKENVKPVVNACRRIPFSIKDRLKSTLDNLERNRIIEKVNYATDWVNNVVIVEKPDGSLRICLDPMQLNKSIKQEKFPIPTAEELSSKLTGKEIYTVLDMKDGFHQMVLTEKSADICTFITPFGKYKYKRLPFGLSIAPEVFQRANTEIFGDIENVGIYIDDLIIAAKDGKDHDKIMQQVLERANMYNVKFNEKKLQYRMKEVKYLGLVFNKEGVRPDNRYVEAITKLKEPNNKKELLRFLGMVNFLAKFIPNVSEITSRLRELTKKNIDWQWGQEHVIDFNNIKSKIVEAPTLKLFNNKVPIEVQADASQHGLGACLIQEGQPWKGFINSYMGTKLKFIQIINLWLTKYKIDLEYLPGEKMLIADLLSRSYLTETEPSIDSTEEVVHSLNTYVAMTCMGFLFAKEWGFEIITSSPLYPKSNGLAEKAVGIAKALLKKSEEEAVITEVCKNPRSYILRNKRGNTIRRNSYYIKKSANSAIDVTDINIEDEITLCEGKDSSSTSDNNNIITRSGRIVCKRARQSSQRLTAIHVVISPLY; translated from the exons ATGGATAACTTTAAGCCTCCAGTGGGACTGGATTTGAAAGAAAATGCAGCAAACAACTTAAAGAATTTCAAACAGAggtttgaaatatttataacagcAATAAGCGAGAAAGAAATAAAGGAACCTCGCAGAGTGGCAATGCTGTTGAATTGCATTGGAAATGATGCACTGGATGTATTTAACACGTTTGGACTGCAAGCAGATACTCTCACAACTAAATCCATATTTGAAAAGTTTGAAGAATATGTGAAGCCTAGAGTGAACATAGTAATAGAGAGGCATAAATTTCACACAAGGCGTCAACAGGTGAATGAACCATTTGACAGTTTTCTTACTGATCTGAGAAAACTGGGGAAGAGTTGTGAATTTGGAGACCAAGAAGAATCACTCATACGAGACAGAATAGTTATAGCGGTGAGTGATGAGGGTCTACAACAACGTCTCTTAAGAGATCCAAATTTAACATTACTAAAGGCTATAGAAAACTGTAGAGCAGCGGAGATGAGTAAAATACAACAAAAGTCATTAAAGCTTGAATCTACAACAGCAGATGTAGTTAACGTAGATGCTGTTAAAAGGCAGAAtacagtaaatagtaaatacaaACCTAAAGAAAGTCACCAAAAGAAGCCGTTCAATCAGGAAAGGGTCTATGATTGTAAGAAATGTGGTCGACAACATGTACGAGCCAACTGTCCAGCATATGGCAAGATATGCAAGAAGTGTGGAAAGCAGAATCATTTTGCTGTAGGATGCATGGTCCAGACAAAACCGAGGAACATCAGTGAAGTAACAACGTCAGAGGAAACACAATTCTTTGTGGATTCTATAAACTGTGAGACAGAGACCGGTGTTTGGACTCAACGACTGAAGATAGGTAACACTGTCATAAATTTTAAGTTGGATACAGGAGCGGATTGTAATATTATTCCATGGCGAATATTCAAAGATATACAGTTTAAGGAACAGCCAACCTGGAATCCTGTGATAACGACAGTTGTAAGTTATACCAATGATAAATGTAGGTCATTAGGTACAGTATTAATAGATTGTAAAATAGAGGGTAAGGTATATAAGATTAAGTTTATAGTAATAGACGTCGAAGGCATGTCAATATTAGGCTTGAACACATGTGTAAAGTTACACTTACTCAGTAAAACAGATAATAACAATGTAAGGAAGGTTTGCGATAGAATTCAGCTGATGGAAAATCACAAGACGCGAGAGGAATTTTTGGCGATAAATAAAAAGGCATTCCAAGGAATAGGgaattattcaaaaaagtatgagattaatttaaaagaaaatgtaaAGCCAGTAGTAAATGCGTGTAGAAGAATACCGTTCAGTATAAAAGATAGGTTAAAAAGTACATTAGATAATCTAGAGAGAAATAGGATTATAGAAAAAGTGAACTATGCAACTGATTGGGTTAATAATGTAGTCATCGTAGAGAAACCAGATGGATCGCTAAGAATTTGTTTAGATCCTATGCAATTAAATAAAAGCATAAAGCAAGAAAAATTTCCAATACCTACAGCTGAGGAACTAAGCAGTAAGTTGACTGGTAAGGAAATTTATACAGTACTAGACATGAAGGATGGGTTCCATCAAATGGTGTTAACAGAAAAGAGTGCAGATATATGTACGTTCATAACACCATTCGGcaagtataaatataaaagattACCATTTGGTCTCTCAATAGCACCTGAAGTTTTTCAAAGGGCAAATACTGAAATATTTGGAGATATAGAAAATGTTGGGATCTATATTGATGATTTAATAATAGCAGCaaaagatggaaaagatcatgaCAAAATCATGCAACAGGTGCTAGAAAGAgccaatatgtataatgtaaaatttaatgaaaagaaACTACAATATAGGATGAAAGAGGTTAAGTATTTAGGGTTAGTGTTTAACAAAGAAGGTGTAAGACCTGATAATAGATATGTAGAAGCAATAACTAAGTTGAAAGAACCTAATAATAAGAAGGAATTGTTAAGATTTTTGGGAATGGTTAATTTCTTAGCAAAATTTATTCCCAATGTGTCAGAGATAACAAGTAGACTAAGGGAACTTACAAAGAAAAATATTGACTGGCAATGGGGACAAGAGCATGTTATAGACTTCAACaacattaaaagtaaaattgtaGAAGCACCAACGctgaaattgtttaataataaaGTGCCTATAGAAGTACAAGCAGATGCTTCGCAACATGGGTTGGGTGCGTGCCTAATTCAGGAAGGGCAGCCA TGGAAAGGTTTCATCAATTCATATATGGGAACCAAGTTAAAATTCATACAGATCATAAACCTTTG gttgacaaaatataaaattgactTAGAGTACTTGCCTGGAGAAAAAATGTTAATAGCGGATTTATTGTCGAGGTCATATCTAACGGAGACTGAACCAAGCATAGACAGTACCGAAGAGGTGGTACATTCACTAAACACTTACGTTGCAATGA CATGTATGGGATTCCTA TTTGCTAAGGAATGGGGCTTTGAAATTATAACATCTAGTCCATTATATCCAAAATCAAATGGTCTTGCGGAAAAAGCAGTAGGTATAGCTAAAGCATTATTAAAAAAGAGTGAGGAAGAAG CGGTGATAACAGAAGTATGCAAAAATCCGAGATCGTacattttaagaaataaaaggGGCAATACAATTAGGCGCAATTCGTATTATATTAAAAAGTCTGCAAATAGCGCAATTGATGTCACTGACATTAATATTGAGGACGAGATAACTCTGTGCGAAGGAAAAGACAGCAGTAGTACAagcgataataataatataattactagAAGCGGTAGAATT GTGTGTAAGAGAGCG